A single Agromyces sp. CF514 DNA region contains:
- a CDS encoding LysR family transcriptional regulator ArgP, whose amino-acid sequence MEIPIDLARTLAVVIDEGTFDAAARKLRLTPSAVSQRIKALEQQLGRVLVVRSRPARPTEAGAAVVRLARQLALLEHDTLAGFGLDAEPGESPRPVSLPLAVNADSLATWFLPALARVADRHPVVFDLHRDDQDFTAGLLESGTVMGAVTSQADPVAGCLVRPLGTMRYEAVATPAFAARWGLPERSEAFAVAPVVEFDRRDDLQREYLAGRGLDADAPPRHFVPASADFATAIKLGLGWGLLPGFQSADELAAGTLVALGGRPVDVPLHWQQWNLRSPLLDAVADALAIEAATALRVVR is encoded by the coding sequence ATGGAGATCCCGATCGACCTCGCTCGCACGCTCGCCGTCGTCATCGACGAGGGCACGTTCGACGCGGCCGCGCGAAAGCTCAGGCTCACCCCTTCGGCCGTGTCGCAGCGCATCAAGGCGCTCGAGCAGCAGCTCGGCCGGGTGCTCGTCGTGCGCAGCAGGCCGGCACGGCCCACCGAGGCCGGTGCCGCCGTCGTGCGCCTCGCGCGCCAGCTCGCCCTGCTCGAGCACGACACGCTGGCCGGCTTCGGACTCGACGCCGAGCCCGGTGAGTCGCCCCGACCGGTCAGCCTGCCGCTCGCAGTGAACGCCGACTCGCTGGCCACGTGGTTCCTCCCGGCGCTCGCACGCGTCGCCGATCGGCATCCGGTGGTCTTCGACCTGCACCGCGACGACCAGGATTTCACCGCCGGCCTGCTCGAGTCCGGAACGGTCATGGGGGCCGTCACGTCGCAGGCCGACCCGGTCGCCGGATGCCTCGTGCGACCGCTCGGGACCATGCGCTACGAGGCGGTGGCCACGCCGGCCTTCGCCGCGCGCTGGGGGCTGCCCGAGCGGTCCGAGGCGTTCGCGGTGGCACCCGTCGTCGAGTTCGACCGCCGCGACGACCTGCAGCGGGAGTACCTCGCCGGTCGCGGCCTCGACGCCGATGCGCCGCCCCGCCACTTCGTGCCCGCCTCGGCGGACTTCGCGACGGCGATCAAGCTCGGGCTCGGCTGGGGCCTGCTCCCGGGATTCCAGTCGGCCGACGAGCTCGCGGCCGGAACCCTCGTGGCCCTCGGCGGGCGGCCGGTCGACGTGCCGCTGCACTGGCAGCAGTGGAACCTGCGGTCGCCGCTGCTCGATGCCGTCGCCGATGCGCTCGCGATCGAGGCCGCCACAGCGCTGCGCGTCGTGCGGTAG
- a CDS encoding CsbD family protein produces the protein MGIDDRIKNTAEDLGGKAKEAYGKATGDDEKVAEGKADQAKADLKNAGEDVKDAFKH, from the coding sequence ATGGGCATCGACGACCGCATCAAGAACACCGCCGAAGACCTCGGGGGCAAGGCCAAGGAGGCCTACGGTAAGGCGACCGGCGACGACGAGAAGGTCGCGGAGGGCAAGGCCGACCAGGCGAAGGCCGATCTGAAGAACGCCGGAGAAGACGTCAAGGACGCCTTCAAGCACTGA
- a CDS encoding pyridoxal phosphate-dependent aminotransferase: MTEKPRLSARIAAIAESATLKVDAKAKALQAEGRPVISYAAGEPDFATPDHIVEAALAATHDPKNYRYTPAVGLPELREAVAAKTLRDSGLEVSPGQVVVTNGGKQAVYQAFQVLLDAGDEVLVPTPYWTTYPEAIKLAGGVQVDVFAGSDQGYLVTVEQLEAARTERTKVLLFVSPSNPTGAVYSPEQTRAIGEWALEHGIWVISDEIYQNLTYAGLDTEVGAPAPRAVSIVEAVPGLANQTILVNGVAKTYAMTGWRLGWMVGPADVIKGAANLQSHLTSNVSNISQRAAIAALNGPQDAVEEMRRAFDRRRRLIVSELSKIEGLTVPVPEGAFYVYPDVTGLLGREWGGVTPTNSLELADLILEQAEVAAVPGEAFGPSGFLRFSYALGDAPLLEGVQRLQRLFA, translated from the coding sequence GTGACCGAGAAGCCGCGCCTGTCCGCACGTATCGCCGCCATCGCCGAGTCCGCGACCCTCAAGGTCGATGCGAAGGCGAAGGCCCTGCAGGCCGAGGGCCGCCCGGTCATCTCGTACGCCGCAGGCGAGCCCGACTTCGCGACGCCCGACCACATCGTCGAGGCGGCGCTCGCGGCTACGCACGACCCGAAGAACTACCGCTACACGCCCGCCGTCGGCCTGCCCGAACTGCGCGAGGCGGTCGCCGCCAAAACACTGCGCGACTCGGGCCTCGAGGTCTCGCCCGGCCAGGTCGTCGTCACGAACGGCGGCAAGCAGGCCGTCTACCAGGCGTTCCAGGTGCTGCTCGACGCGGGCGACGAGGTGCTCGTGCCGACCCCCTACTGGACCACCTACCCCGAGGCGATCAAGCTCGCGGGCGGCGTGCAGGTCGACGTCTTCGCGGGCTCCGACCAGGGCTACCTCGTCACGGTCGAACAGCTCGAGGCGGCGCGCACCGAGCGCACCAAGGTGCTGCTCTTCGTGTCGCCGTCGAACCCGACCGGCGCGGTGTACTCGCCCGAGCAGACCCGCGCCATCGGCGAGTGGGCGCTCGAGCACGGCATCTGGGTGATCTCCGACGAGATCTACCAGAACCTCACGTACGCCGGGCTCGACACCGAGGTCGGTGCTCCCGCGCCCCGCGCCGTCTCGATCGTCGAGGCCGTGCCCGGCCTCGCGAACCAGACGATCCTCGTGAACGGCGTCGCCAAGACCTACGCCATGACCGGCTGGCGCCTCGGCTGGATGGTCGGCCCCGCCGACGTGATCAAGGGCGCCGCGAACCTGCAGTCCCACCTCACGTCGAACGTGTCGAACATCTCGCAGCGTGCCGCGATCGCGGCCCTCAACGGCCCGCAGGACGCGGTCGAAGAGATGCGCCGCGCGTTCGACCGCCGCCGACGCCTCATCGTCTCGGAGCTGTCGAAGATCGAGGGCCTCACGGTTCCGGTGCCCGAGGGCGCGTTCTACGTGTACCCCGATGTCACCGGCCTGCTCGGTCGCGAGTGGGGCGGCGTCACGCCGACGAACTCGCTCGAGCTCGCCGACCTGATCCTCGAGCAGGCCGAGGTCGCCGCCGTGCCCGGCGAGGCGTTCGGCCCCAGCGGGTTCCTGCGCTTCAGCTACGCGCTGGGCGACGCCCCGCTGCTCGAGGGCGTGCAGCGCCTGCAGCGCCTCTTCGCCTGA
- a CDS encoding MFS transporter yields the protein MDRLPWARWHWLVVLGLGTVWILDGLEVTIVGALGSRLTEPDSGLGLTTAQVGLAAGIYVAGACVGSLVFGYLTDRFGRKKLFIITLGLYLLATVATAFSFTPMWFFVCRFLTGAGIGGEYAAINSAIDELIPARRRGAVDLAINGSYWLGTAFGAVLTVFLLNPALFAPDVGWRLAFGLGAVLGLVILLVRRNVPESPRWMFIHGRDEEAEQLVGEIERTIEAETGTTLEPVADDRAISIRQRRSTGFVEIAKTAVTEYPKRFVLGLSLFVGQAFLYNAVFFTYALVLTKLLGVPDDIAPWSLVPIAIGNFLGPLLLGRFFDSIGRRVMISTSYIGSGVLLAITAALFAGGVLDAFWLTACWVVVFFFASAGASSAYLTVSEIFPLETRAMSIAFFYALGTGLGGIIGPILFGRLIEDGIPAIAIGYCIGAGLMIAAGLVEVFLGVDAERKPLEEIAQPLSARDAD from the coding sequence ATGGACCGGCTGCCGTGGGCCAGATGGCACTGGCTCGTGGTGCTCGGGCTCGGCACGGTGTGGATCCTCGACGGACTCGAGGTCACGATCGTGGGCGCGCTCGGAAGCCGGCTGACCGAGCCCGACAGCGGACTCGGGCTCACCACGGCCCAGGTCGGACTCGCGGCCGGCATCTACGTCGCGGGCGCCTGCGTGGGATCGCTCGTGTTCGGGTACCTCACCGACCGGTTCGGCCGCAAGAAGCTGTTCATCATCACGCTCGGGCTGTACCTGCTCGCCACGGTCGCGACCGCGTTCTCGTTCACCCCCATGTGGTTCTTCGTGTGCCGGTTCCTCACGGGCGCCGGAATCGGCGGCGAGTACGCGGCGATCAACTCGGCCATCGACGAGCTGATCCCGGCCAGGCGTCGCGGCGCGGTCGACCTCGCCATCAACGGCTCGTACTGGCTCGGCACGGCGTTCGGCGCGGTACTCACGGTCTTCCTGCTGAACCCCGCCCTGTTCGCCCCCGACGTCGGCTGGCGCCTCGCGTTCGGCCTGGGCGCGGTGCTCGGCCTCGTGATCCTGCTCGTGCGTCGCAACGTGCCGGAGTCGCCGCGCTGGATGTTCATCCACGGCCGCGACGAGGAGGCCGAGCAGCTCGTCGGGGAGATCGAGCGGACGATCGAGGCGGAGACGGGCACCACGCTCGAACCGGTCGCCGACGACCGGGCGATCAGCATCAGGCAGCGCAGGAGTACCGGATTCGTCGAGATCGCGAAGACGGCCGTGACCGAGTACCCCAAGCGCTTCGTCCTCGGACTCTCGCTGTTCGTCGGACAGGCCTTCCTCTACAACGCCGTCTTCTTCACGTACGCGCTCGTGCTCACGAAACTGCTCGGCGTGCCCGACGACATCGCACCGTGGTCGCTCGTGCCCATCGCGATCGGCAACTTCCTGGGGCCGCTCCTGCTCGGCCGGTTCTTCGACAGCATCGGCCGCAGGGTCATGATCTCGACGTCGTACATCGGCTCGGGCGTGCTGCTCGCGATCACGGCCGCGCTGTTCGCGGGCGGCGTGCTCGACGCGTTCTGGCTGACCGCGTGCTGGGTCGTCGTGTTCTTCTTCGCATCGGCCGGCGCGTCGAGCGCCTACCTGACGGTGAGCGAGATCTTTCCGCTCGAGACCCGGGCGATGTCGATCGCGTTCTTCTACGCGCTCGGCACCGGGCTCGGCGGCATCATCGGCCCGATCCTCTTCGGGCGGCTCATCGAGGACGGGATCCCGGCCATCGCGATCGGCTACTGCATCGGCGCTGGCCTCATGATCGCCGCAGGGCTCGTCGAGGTGTTCCTCGGGGTGGATGCCGAGCGCAAGCCCCTCGAGGAGATCGCGCAACCGCTCTCGGCGCGCGACGCCGACTGA